Proteins from one Pyrobaculum neutrophilum V24Sta genomic window:
- a CDS encoding NMD3-related protein has translation MAKVPCPYCGRLVDRLVEGMCEDCYFERHPLVTLREARVLRCKYCGAVFLRGRWLRPGKGGEKELMAKVLAEKASLSGVVEDLAVREGDGGVELEVTVRGSPHPSIQPRVYTYKLKLELIYDLCISCREMLSRREVALLQIRAAPGELTDDMRKKILSIIEQELFKLKDKKIGFISNIKYIRTGLDIYTTSTNLARHLAYVIHRSFPSHVVETAKAVGVKDGRRIYHMTYLIRIATYKPGDAVKLRGRDMVVVDVDSKYVHLQNRETKEVERIPIEDIFTKEVVYLGHL, from the coding sequence GTGGCTAAAGTGCCTTGCCCCTACTGCGGACGTCTAGTGGATAGACTTGTCGAGGGGATGTGCGAAGACTGCTACTTCGAGAGACATCCTCTGGTGACTCTCAGGGAAGCCAGAGTTCTGAGGTGTAAATACTGCGGGGCCGTGTTTCTCAGAGGTAGATGGCTAAGACCTGGGAAAGGCGGTGAGAAGGAGCTTATGGCGAAGGTTCTGGCCGAGAAGGCCTCCCTTAGCGGCGTAGTGGAGGATCTAGCCGTCAGAGAGGGGGACGGCGGAGTTGAGCTGGAGGTAACCGTGAGGGGGTCACCGCATCCATCAATACAACCGCGTGTCTATACGTACAAGCTCAAGCTGGAGCTTATCTACGACCTATGTATAAGCTGTAGAGAGATGTTAAGTAGGCGTGAGGTTGCGCTGTTACAGATCAGGGCAGCGCCAGGCGAGCTAACCGACGACATGAGGAAAAAGATACTGAGCATAATAGAGCAGGAGCTCTTTAAGCTAAAAGATAAAAAGATTGGTTTTATAAGCAATATAAAATATATAAGGACAGGTTTAGACATATATACAACATCTACCAATCTAGCTCGCCATCTGGCCTATGTTATACACAGGTCCTTCCCAAGCCACGTGGTCGAGACCGCGAAAGCCGTCGGCGTTAAAGACGGGAGGAGGATATACCACATGACCTACCTCATACGCATAGCCACGTATAAGCCCGGCGACGCGGTGAAGTTGAGAGGTAGAGATATGGTAGTCGTCGACGTAGACAGTAAATACGTCCACCTGCAGAACAGGGAGACGAAGGAGGTAGAGAGAATACCGATCGAAGATATCTTCACCAAAGAGGTGGTGTATCTAGGCCACCTATAG
- a CDS encoding DNA cytosine methyltransferase, producing the protein MYNAEVVDLFAGGGGFGLGFSQAGFRIKVAIEIDRDAARTYSANHRSTIVLEEDIRNIGYTDVTKFVKNPRVVIGSPPCEPFTAANPNRMEDPADRLYVDPAGQLTLEFIRLVGELGPEVFVMENVAALAEEPLRSYIEREFKRVGYDVYFNVLHAEDYGVPSRRRRVFVSNIEIKPPKLRLRTVREAIGEMPPPDGGLLPNHETPTLSPKKQMRIAKLKPGEALMKYRGAGGFYENYIRLVWDDVAPTVMGSRRFVHPEEHRLLTVREQARLMGYPDWYIFYGSKDAQYNQVGESVPPPLAYAIALEVKKQLTGAPA; encoded by the coding sequence GTGTATAACGCCGAGGTGGTGGATCTGTTCGCAGGGGGTGGGGGGTTCGGACTGGGCTTCAGCCAAGCCGGCTTTAGGATAAAGGTCGCCATCGAGATAGATAGAGACGCCGCGCGTACCTACAGCGCCAACCACCGGAGCACCATCGTGTTGGAGGAGGACATACGGAACATAGGCTATACAGATGTTACAAAGTTTGTAAAAAATCCAAGGGTGGTGATTGGGAGTCCTCCTTGTGAGCCATTCACCGCCGCCAACCCCAACCGGATGGAGGACCCGGCCGACAGGCTTTACGTTGATCCAGCCGGCCAGCTAACCCTCGAGTTCATTAGGCTGGTGGGGGAGCTAGGCCCCGAGGTGTTCGTGATGGAAAACGTGGCGGCGTTGGCCGAGGAGCCGCTTAGGTCCTACATAGAGAGGGAGTTCAAGCGGGTGGGATACGACGTGTACTTCAACGTGCTACATGCCGAGGACTACGGCGTGCCTAGCAGGAGACGAAGGGTGTTTGTCTCAAACATAGAGATCAAACCGCCGAAGCTCCGTCTACGCACAGTGAGAGAGGCCATAGGCGAGATGCCGCCTCCAGACGGCGGACTTCTGCCGAACCACGAAACCCCAACTCTAAGCCCCAAGAAGCAGATGCGGATAGCCAAGCTCAAGCCCGGAGAGGCCTTGATGAAGTACAGAGGCGCGGGCGGCTTCTATGAGAACTACATAAGGCTTGTATGGGACGACGTAGCTCCAACCGTCATGGGGTCTAGGCGTTTTGTCCACCCCGAGGAGCACCGGCTTTTGACAGTACGCGAGCAGGCAAGGCTTATGGGCTATCCAGACTGGTACATCTTCTACGGCTCGAAGGACGCGCAGTACAACCAGGTGGGCGAAAGCGTCCCCCCGCCGCTGGCTTACGCCATAGCGTTGGAGGTGAAGAAGCAGCTAACGGGAGCGCCGGCTTGA
- the pheT gene encoding phenylalanine--tRNA ligase subunit beta, with amino-acid sequence MPIIEVVKSDLERLVGLRFEEITRLLEHVKCEVEEDAGDSIKLEVTHDRPDHFSAEGLARTLKGVAEVEVGLPPIEITTSSVELKADHIEERPYISMAVVRGVRLDEDAIKQIIQLQEKLHETYGRGRRRFAIGFYDVSRIRPPIYYRRVSQDDEYTPLGFDRPVKIADMYKVTEQGQKYSSLIDRERPPALVDSSGQIMVVIPVLGSECCKITTKTRDILIDVTGTDLRSVNNVMSILIYALLERSGEKKVEVVKGGNPYVHSYTRVGVDPARVGELLGVDLDLQRLKRLAEKARLGYENGEVVVPPYRINVLSWVDVAEDIALMIGYNALPRETAKVLTGGRRHAVEVATQQIRIALLSMGFAEVNNYVLTDSTAYDLCTPAAVANPISELYEVVRCSIVPQLIATAATLKRREIKIFEVGEVVRGGKTLRSVASVISRDGATLTDGLSVVKALCKRLGLRCQMTHTSLNWALPNRAAAVEGDVSGYIAEVHPDILAKHNLLVPTVAFELFLKV; translated from the coding sequence GTGCCCATCATCGAGGTTGTAAAAAGCGACCTGGAGAGACTAGTCGGGCTGAGGTTTGAGGAGATAACAAGGCTTCTGGAACACGTAAAGTGCGAAGTGGAGGAAGACGCCGGCGACTCCATAAAGCTTGAGGTTACGCACGATAGGCCGGACCACTTCTCTGCGGAGGGTCTGGCGAGAACTCTAAAGGGGGTGGCCGAGGTGGAGGTGGGACTGCCGCCGATCGAGATAACCACGTCCTCTGTAGAGCTTAAGGCCGACCACATAGAGGAGAGACCCTACATCTCTATGGCGGTTGTACGCGGCGTGAGACTCGACGAAGATGCCATTAAGCAGATCATACAGCTACAGGAGAAGCTACATGAGACCTACGGTAGAGGGAGGCGGAGGTTCGCGATAGGCTTCTACGACGTCTCTAGGATACGGCCGCCTATATACTACCGGAGAGTAAGCCAAGACGATGAATATACGCCGCTGGGCTTTGACAGACCTGTGAAAATAGCCGATATGTACAAAGTCACTGAGCAGGGGCAGAAATATTCAAGTCTCATAGATAGGGAGCGGCCGCCGGCGCTCGTAGATAGCTCTGGGCAGATCATGGTGGTAATCCCCGTTTTAGGGTCAGAGTGTTGCAAGATAACAACCAAGACCCGGGACATCTTGATAGACGTCACGGGGACTGACCTCCGCTCTGTAAACAACGTGATGTCGATACTCATATATGCGCTCTTAGAGCGTAGCGGCGAGAAAAAAGTCGAAGTGGTGAAGGGCGGAAACCCCTACGTCCACAGCTACACCCGCGTAGGCGTAGACCCCGCCCGCGTGGGCGAACTACTCGGCGTAGATCTAGACCTCCAAAGGCTTAAGAGACTCGCCGAGAAGGCCAGACTGGGGTACGAAAACGGCGAGGTCGTAGTACCGCCGTATAGGATAAACGTGTTGTCGTGGGTAGACGTCGCAGAAGATATCGCGCTTATGATAGGCTACAACGCGCTACCCCGCGAGACGGCTAAGGTGTTGACGGGGGGGAGGCGCCACGCGGTGGAGGTTGCGACGCAACAGATCCGCATAGCACTCCTCTCGATGGGATTCGCCGAGGTCAACAACTACGTGTTGACCGACTCCACCGCCTACGACCTATGCACGCCGGCCGCCGTGGCGAACCCCATCTCTGAGCTATACGAGGTGGTTAGATGTTCCATAGTGCCGCAGTTGATCGCCACAGCGGCCACGCTCAAGAGGCGCGAGATCAAGATCTTCGAAGTTGGGGAGGTCGTCAGAGGCGGAAAGACTCTGAGGTCCGTAGCCTCCGTCATTAGCAGAGATGGCGCCACCTTGACAGACGGCCTCTCCGTCGTCAAGGCGCTGTGTAAGCGCCTAGGCCTCAGATGCCAAATGACACACACGTCTCTCAACTGGGCGTTGCCCAACAGAGCCGCCGCCGTCGAAGGAGATGTAAGCGGCTACATAGCCGAGGTGCATCCAGACATCTTGGCAAAACACAACCTCCTTGTCCCAACCGTCGCCTTCGAGCTCTTCTTGAAGGTTTAA
- a CDS encoding NADP-dependent isocitrate dehydrogenase produces the protein MAVNIEKVKSEISNVVPFSGKYIDPPEGEYVTYLGPGQLKVPEKVVIGYIEGDGIGPEVAYAAIKVANAAVEKAYGGSRKVIWYEVVVGEKGEKIFGTRLPSQSVDVLKKVRVFLKAPLETPVGGGFRSINVTLRQLFDLYANIRPVKYFPGLPSPLKKPEVDLVIFRENTEDVYAGIEWPYDSPEAAKVREFLRREFGINLRDDAGIGIKPISKFGTQRIARLALKFAVENKRRVVTVMHKGNIQKYTEGAFKEWAFEVARTEFRQHVVFEEELGQYGGQVPPGKILVNDRIADNMLQQLLTRTGEYDVILAPNLNGDYVSDEAAGLVGGLGVAPGIDVGDWGMMAEPVHGTAPKYRGKNYVNPTATILAVELLFRFMGWIEAASYISKGVEATYRSGYYTADLVRQMDEEEKRRVKEVLGTQEFADKVVELIKAL, from the coding sequence ATGGCTGTAAACATCGAAAAGGTCAAAAGCGAGATCTCCAACGTCGTGCCCTTTAGCGGGAAGTATATAGATCCCCCGGAGGGGGAGTACGTAACCTACTTGGGGCCCGGCCAGCTTAAGGTGCCTGAGAAGGTCGTGATTGGATACATTGAGGGAGACGGGATAGGGCCCGAGGTCGCCTACGCCGCCATCAAGGTAGCCAACGCCGCTGTGGAAAAGGCCTACGGAGGGTCTAGAAAGGTCATATGGTACGAGGTCGTGGTTGGGGAGAAGGGCGAGAAGATATTCGGCACCAGGCTACCTAGCCAGAGTGTAGACGTCTTGAAAAAGGTCAGGGTTTTCCTAAAAGCGCCGTTGGAGACCCCCGTGGGGGGAGGCTTCAGGAGCATCAACGTAACGCTACGCCAATTGTTCGACCTCTATGCGAACATACGGCCGGTTAAGTACTTCCCCGGCCTCCCCTCCCCGCTGAAGAAGCCAGAGGTGGACTTGGTGATATTTAGGGAGAACACGGAAGATGTCTACGCCGGCATCGAGTGGCCGTACGACAGCCCAGAGGCGGCAAAGGTGAGGGAGTTCCTCCGGAGGGAATTTGGGATTAACCTGAGGGACGACGCCGGCATAGGCATAAAGCCCATAAGCAAATTCGGGACTCAACGCATCGCAAGGCTTGCTCTCAAGTTCGCGGTGGAGAACAAGAGGAGGGTGGTGACGGTTATGCACAAGGGGAACATACAGAAGTACACGGAGGGCGCCTTCAAGGAGTGGGCCTTTGAAGTCGCCAGGACCGAGTTTAGGCAACATGTCGTGTTCGAGGAGGAGCTTGGCCAATACGGCGGCCAGGTGCCTCCTGGAAAGATACTGGTAAACGACAGAATAGCCGACAACATGCTACAGCAGCTACTGACCAGGACAGGCGAATACGACGTCATACTGGCCCCCAACCTAAACGGCGACTACGTCTCAGACGAGGCCGCAGGCCTCGTGGGAGGCCTCGGCGTGGCTCCAGGCATAGATGTTGGAGACTGGGGGATGATGGCCGAGCCCGTCCACGGCACCGCGCCCAAGTACAGGGGTAAAAACTACGTGAATCCCACCGCCACGATCCTAGCCGTGGAGCTTCTATTTAGATTCATGGGGTGGATAGAGGCCGCCTCCTACATATCGAAGGGCGTAGAGGCTACGTATAGGTCGGGCTACTACACCGCGGACTTGGTAAGACAGATGGACGAGGAGGAGAAGAGACGTGTAAAAGAGGTGTTGGGCACGCAGGAGTTCGCAGACAAAGTTGTGGAGCTGATAAAGGCCCTATAG